Within the Staphylococcus warneri genome, the region TTTTTATAATTATATAATTCGCATTTAGTTACTGCATATGGTCAAGATGAAATAAACTTAATCTAAGGGGATGAATACATTGATCTATGTGATTATCGGTTTATTTTTAATTAGTATTTTTTTATTTATTTTCAGTTTCTTTTTATCACAAACTGAAGGGATAACTTATAAACACACATGTAGAACAATTTCATTGGCTTTTTTAGCTGTAAGTATAATCTCATTTCTAGGATATCTAATTTTATGATATGGTGGTGTTTATTGTGAAATTTAAATTTATTATAGCAGTTATTATGATGGCAACTTTATCATTATCTGCTTGCGACCGTCATGCAGACAATGTACTTAAAGATAATAATAAAATAGAGGATAAAACAACTAAACACTAATCCTTAAATCTTATTTTGATTGCTAGAAAGGACTTTTAAAATATTGTTTTATTTTCTTTTCGGCATTATTTTCATAATTACCATCACTTTCCTACATTCACTTTATGTAATTGTGAAAATTCAAGAAAAGAAGTTAACTATTAAAATTATATTAATCTATATAATTTTATATTTTATTATTTTAATAGTTTTGGTAACAATTCTAATAAATATAATGCAAATAAATGAATTTAGTTGATTCTAACTCTCTATTAAAAAGAGTACATTTTAACATACTCTTTTTTTATATTTTTAGGGTAGTCCGCCTACCCTTATTATTTTTTACCTTTTTTGAGGAGGGATAACATGCAAACACGATGTTATGACGGTAAAAAATGGCAATACGAATTTAAGTATGAAGGCAAACGGTATAGACAAAAAGGTTTTCGAACAAAAAGAGAAGCTAATTCTGCTGGATTAGATAAGTTAAATGAGTTAAAGCAAGGCATTGATTATGAACCTAATTTAACCCTGTATGACTATTTTAAAACGTGGTGTGAAACGTTTAAGAAATCGACTGTAACACCCAAAACATATAAATCTTACGCTGCTGCTATAGAACATATCAATAACCACCCTATTGGCAAGAAAAAGCTGAAAGATTTATCCAGGTATCACTATCAAGATTTTATTAATGAATTTTCAAAAAATCATTCTAAGGAGTCTATAAGAAAATTAAATGGCTATATAAGAACATCATTAGACGATGCAGTATACGAAGGGCTTATTGCAAAGAACCCTACCTTTAAGGTTAATTATAGGGCTAATAACCCTAATAAAAGTGAAGATAGTAAGTATATCAATCTAAAAGATTATGAAGTGTTAAAACAGCATTTGATGACTAAAGACAACGCATCATCACTCGTACTATTCGTCATGATTTGTACTGGTTGTCGTATAAGTGGCGCGTTAAATCTAAAGCGTGAATATATCAATCAAATTAAAAGCGAAATATATATTGATGAACATAAAACTGATTCATCTCCACGTTATGTGTCTATTAGTCAAAAGGATATGAATTATATCATTAAATCTATTGATCAATTACCTAGAACAATTGACGGTACTATCTTTGGTGAACTAACAAACAATGCAGTTAACAAACGTTTAAAAAAATATTGTAACAATCTAGGTATCAAAGAAATCACTTCACATGCTTTACGTCATACTCACTGTTCATATTTACTAGCCAAAGGCATTTCTATATATTACATTTCGAAAAGACTAGGACACAAAAATATATCAGTTACTACTGAATTTTATTCACATTTACTTGAAGAAACATACAAAGAAGAAGATGCAAAAGCAACACAAATAATAAGTGCAATGTGATTTTTAGGGGCCCATTAGGGACCCGAAAGCCCATGAAACCCGTCGTTATAATGTTTATAGTATCCCTCCCAGGACGCTAATAAGAGTTGTAATCTACTGAGATTACAACTCTTTTTTATTACATTTTTATATGCAAACTAGAAAACAGTTAGGCAATATTGAATGCCTAACTGTTTTCTAGTTTGAATTCGATTGTATCTATCGCTTTATTTTCACGATTTCTAAAATTCAAAGTACATTGTAATGTCGTATCATCAATGATAAGTTCTGCATAAGTTTCTTCAACAGTACTTCTTGATTGTGAAATACTGCCTGGGTTAATCACGTGCACGTTGGCAAGATTTTCATATTTAGCAACATGTGTATGTCCGTAAAATGCTAATTGCGCACCAATAGTCTTAGCTTTTTCAGCCAATTTCATTCTTGTCTGATTGACCTGATACAAATGTCCATGTGTATAAAATGCACGAACATCATGATGTGTAATAGATTGCTCCTCTGGAAATTCTGGATAAAAATCACAATTTCCTTTAACTCGATGATATAAGCTCAATTCTGTGTCATCATATTGAAATTCAGAATCTCCAAGATGAAGGAATACATCTGCGTCTTGATGTTGATCATACACTTGGTACAGAATACCTGTTTCATTATGATTATCACTAACTATAATCCATTTACTCATTTTTCTCCCCCGCTAAAAATTGTTGTAATTGTTCTATAGCATGACCTCGATGGCTAATTTTAGCCTTTTCGGCATCTGACAATTGTGCCATTGTTTTATTTAAAGAAGGTACATAGAAAATCGGATCATAACCAAATCCATGATCCCCGATTGGTTCTGTTGTTATTTCGCCTTTTACTGTCCCTTTAAATTGGGTCGTCTCACCATTTGGTGCACTCATACTAATCACACATACAAATTGTGCGTTTCTATCAGAAATATTTTCCATATTTTTCAATAATTTATTAATATTGTCTTGGTCATTTTTATCTAATCCTGCATATCTTGCAGAATAGACACCTGGTTCACCATTTAATGCTTGGACTTCTAAACCACTATCATCAGCAATGACTTGTTTATTTAAAGCTTTAGCTGCTGCAACAGATTTTAATTTAGCATTTTCTTCAAAAGTTGTTCCTGTCTCTTCTACATCAAAATCTTTAATTAATTCACTAATACCTATGACATTATGGTTAGGAAATATAGCTTTAAAATCATTAATCTTACCTTTATTATTAGATGCTATTACGATATCTTCCATTAATAATTCCTCCATTTAACCTACTGAAATACGTTCCACTTTAGTATCCATACCTAGCCACTCTTTAATAATATTTTCAATATGCATTGTATCTCCAGTTGCAAAGAAACGATGTGGCGGATGTTGTGTATAACTAGCATGTTCATTACTAAATGTTAATAAAGCACTGACTTCTCTTGCTGTTTCCAATCCCGAAGAAATAACTGTCTTTTTACCACCAAAATAATCATTAATAGGTTTGTATAATAATGGATAATGTGTACATCCTAATATAACTGTATCTGCTTCGCTATTACGCCATTGTTTTAAGGTTTGATGTATCACA harbors:
- a CDS encoding XTP/dITP diphosphatase; translated protein: MEDIVIASNNKGKINDFKAIFPNHNVIGISELIKDFDVEETGTTFEENAKLKSVAAAKALNKQVIADDSGLEVQALNGEPGVYSARYAGLDKNDQDNINKLLKNMENISDRNAQFVCVISMSAPNGETTQFKGTVKGEITTEPIGDHGFGYDPIFYVPSLNKTMAQLSDAEKAKISHRGHAIEQLQQFLAGEKNE
- a CDS encoding tyrosine-type recombinase/integrase, with protein sequence MQTRCYDGKKWQYEFKYEGKRYRQKGFRTKREANSAGLDKLNELKQGIDYEPNLTLYDYFKTWCETFKKSTVTPKTYKSYAAAIEHINNHPIGKKKLKDLSRYHYQDFINEFSKNHSKESIRKLNGYIRTSLDDAVYEGLIAKNPTFKVNYRANNPNKSEDSKYINLKDYEVLKQHLMTKDNASSLVLFVMICTGCRISGALNLKREYINQIKSEIYIDEHKTDSSPRYVSISQKDMNYIIKSIDQLPRTIDGTIFGELTNNAVNKRLKKYCNNLGIKEITSHALRHTHCSYLLAKGISIYYISKRLGHKNISVTTEFYSHLLEETYKEEDAKATQIISAM
- a CDS encoding YfcE family phosphodiesterase, with the protein product MSKWIIVSDNHNETGILYQVYDQHQDADVFLHLGDSEFQYDDTELSLYHRVKGNCDFYPEFPEEQSITHHDVRAFYTHGHLYQVNQTRMKLAEKAKTIGAQLAFYGHTHVAKYENLANVHVINPGSISQSRSTVEETYAELIIDDTTLQCTLNFRNRENKAIDTIEFKLENS